One Solanum lycopersicum chromosome 2, SLM_r2.1 genomic region harbors:
- the LOC101268628 gene encoding putative late blight resistance protein homolog R1A-3, translated as MAYASLISLKTTIKSLLMTSNLPMQSLICDHKEELWALHEKVSSLGLFLNNFEKNNVSGEMTDLEVQVKEVASAVEYTIQLRLTEIEMANTKNNVSGEIEGLNFHHSLQQVAVDIDRVRKESTKIRDKGKQASEESSVRDFSSSANDILNVKNIMVGRGDQRERLLEDLTRGYSGEPKVIPIIGMGGIGKTTLAIEVYNDAHVRSHFDVCAWATLSQQHNVKEILLNLLRSTKGGAFDMLDEAELADMLRKSLYGKRYLIVMDDIWSIKAWDDVRRFFPSQNKGSRILLTTRNNEVACYANTENLSLQMSFMDQDESWNLFKSVAFANEALPLPSEFENIGKKIAEKSHGLPLTIVVVAGLLKSKKTIEDWESVAKDVKSFVNNDPDEQCSHVLGLSYNHLTSDLKTCLLYFGIFPEDSEIPVNHLKRLWMAEGFLNFENDLEGEADKCLQDLINRCLVHVSNKSRDETKIISCKVHDLIYDLCLRQIQRGNLFIIKDILFEKSDVKKAQINDCDPNHVPSVCQPLSRHNMQPFKRWTGDEIHGSPYGLYRAFLTPGHHEWRDDDDNNLLKRTCSIFSLGGFFSTFVLQSELIHFKLLKILDLTHIRIYSFPLQILSLIWLRYLALFCSEIFDVTPEICRLWNLQTFIVEGYPPSYLTFPEQIWGLRRLRYLKLHKFHLPNQPSVSVDKARHMSFSNIQSISYLSPLCCTKEVLSGIQNVKKIGIKGNQNISESGIFNNLVILQQLETLTVRKFYNWSAVTIPTTLKKLKLYKTFLRWSYLDIIAELPNLEVLKLVLNACHGEEWDPNVRVFTQLKVLLIQANYLESWKATNDNFPVLERLVLGSCSYLKEIPIEFADINTLQLIELDSCPPILAESAARIQQEQEDLGNDPIDVHIIPIRHTLDEPKKKIIFSRHSSLDKWVKCQSSN; from the exons ATGGCTTATGCAAGTTTGATTTCTCTTAAGACGACGATAAAATCCCTTTTGATGACATCCAATTTGCCAATGCAATCTCTAATATGTGATCACAAAGAAGAACTGTGGGCTCTTCATGAAAAAGTTAGTTCCCTGGGACTATTTCTCAACAACTTTGAGAAAAACAATGTTTCCGGGGAAATGACAGATTTGGAAGTACAGGTAAAAGAAGTTGCAAGTGCTGTTGAATACACAATTCAATTGAGACTAACAGAAATTGAAATGGCAAATACTAAAAACAATGTTTCTGGAGAAATTGAAGGTCTAAACTTTCATCACAGCCTGCAACAAGTAGCAGTTGACATCGATCGTGTTAGGAAAGAGTCAACAAAGATTCGAGATAAAGGGAAACAAGCATCAGAAGAATCATCTGTTCgagatttttcaagttcagCAAATGATATTCTGAATGTTAAGAACATTATGGTTGGACGTGGTGATCAAAGGGAACGATTGTTAGAAGATCTGACTAGAGGATACTCTGGTGAACCCAAAGTCATCCCAATCATTGGGATGGGAGGCATTGGTAAAACAACCTTAGCAATAGAAGTTTACAATGATGCACACGTTCGTTCTCATTTTGATGTTTGTGCCTGGGCTACTCTTTCTCAACAGCACAATGTAAAGGAAATCTTGTTGAACCTTCTGCGTTCTACAAAGGGTGGCGCATTTGACATGCTCGATGAGGCAGAGTTAGCAGACATGCTGCGTAAAAGTTTATATGGAAAGAGGTACTTAATTGTCATGGATGACATCTGGAGTATTAAAGCGTGGGATGACGTGAGACGATTCTTTCCAAGTCAGAACAAGGGGAGCCGAATACTGTTGACTACCCGTAACAATGAAGTGGCTTGCTATGCTAATACAGAAAATCTTTCGTTGCAGATGAGCTTCATGGATCAAGATGAGAGTTGGAACCTTTTTAAAAGTGTAGCATTTGCAAATGAAGCATTACCATTACCATCTGAATTTGAGAATATTGGGAAGAAAATTGCAGAGAAAAGCCATGGGTTACCACTAACTATTGTCGTGGTTGCGGGGCTTCTAAAGTCCAAAAAGACAATAGAAGATTGGGAAAGTGTTGCTAAAGATGTCAAGTCATTTGTCAATAATGATCCCGATGAACAATGTTCCCATGTTCTTGGGTTGAGTTACAATCACTTGACTAGTGATCTAAAAACATGCCTTCTGTATTTCGGAATTTTTCCAGAAGACTCTGAGATTCCAGTGAACCATTTGAAGAGATTATGGATGGCTGAGGGGTTCCtgaattttgaaaatgactTAGAAGGAGAAGCTGACAAGTGTTTACAAGATCTTATCAACAGATGTCTAGTTCATGTCAGCAACAAAAGTCgagatgaaacaaaaattatatcatgTAAGGTTCATGATCTAATATACGACTTGTGCTTGAGACAAATTCAAAGAGGAAACCTTTTCATTATAAAAGACATTCTGTTTGAAAAATCCGATGTAAAGAAAGCTCAAATCAATGATTGTGATCCAAATCATGTTCCTTCTGTATGCCAACCTCTCAGTAGGCATAATATGCAGCCGTTTAAGCGCTGGACTGGTGACGAAATTCATGGATCTCCGTATGGTCTATATAGGGCCTTTCTTACCCCTGGACATCATGAGTGGAGAGATGATGATGACAACAATCTTTTGAAACGAACTTGCTCTATTTTCTCATTGGGTGgctttttttcaacttttgttCTCCAATCAGAGCTTATTCATTTCAAATTACTGAAAATCTTGGACTTGACACACATCAGGATTTATAGTTTCCCTCTACAGATACTAAGCCTCATCTGGTTGAGGTACCTAGCATTATTCTGCTCTGAGATTTTCGACGTAACTCCAGAAATTTGCAGGTTATGGAATCTGCAGACATTCATTGTTGAAGGGTATCCTCCATCATATTTAACTTTTCCGGAGCAAATTTGGGGACTAAGGCGATTAAGGTATCTGAAACTGCACAAATTCCATTTACCAAATCAACCAAGTGTATCTGTTGACAAAGCAAGACACATGagtttttcaaatatacaaTCTATTTCTTACCTGTCTCCACTTTGTTGCACGAAGGAAGTTCTTTCGGGGATTCAAAATGTTAAGAAAATAGGAATCAAAGGAAATCAAAATATCAGTGAAAGTGGAATTTTCAACAATCTTGTCATTCTGCAGCAACTAGAAACATTGACtgtaagaaaattttataattggaGTGCGGTGACCATTCCAACAACGCTCAAGAAGTTAAAATTGTACAAAACTTTTCTACGTTGGTCGTACTTGGACATCATAGCGGAGTTGCCTAACCTTGAGGTGCTGAAGCTGGTGCTTAATGCTTGCCACGGCGAAGAGTGGGATCCAAATGTTAGAGTATTTACTCAATTGAAGGTTTTGCTAATTCAAGCAAATTATCTCGAGTCCTGGAAAGCTACAAATGACAATTTTCCTGTCCTTGAACGCCTCGTGCTTGGTTCTTGCTCTTACTTGAAAGAGATACCCATTGAGTTTGCAGATATCAACACATTACAACTGATTGAGCTTGATAGTTGTCCTCCCATACTTGCGGAATCTGCTGCACGAATTCAACAAGAACAAGAAGATCTCGGAAATGACCCCATAGATGTCCATATTATACCAATCAG GCACACTTTGGATGAACcgaaaaaaaagattattttctcCAGGCATTCATCTTTAGATAAATGGGTCAAATGTCAATCTAGCAATTAA